A window of Argopecten irradians isolate NY chromosome 1, Ai_NY, whole genome shotgun sequence contains these coding sequences:
- the LOC138331653 gene encoding LOW QUALITY PROTEIN: large ribosomal subunit protein uL23m-like (The sequence of the model RefSeq protein was modified relative to this genomic sequence to represent the inferred CDS: deleted 3 bases in 2 codons) — protein MAFRRVPLRRLPLWKKPIPPYPLYVEGGPQNRVLLCQFWMKLIQNTKYEMPNDRVHFEIHPQMSKLDVKQYLEKIYNVDVLKVRTYRTTGYTFEKNSLLLKNTDKGRIPPSKVACVHLGGEHTFTFPTLFKEEKESSTQDQVFEMGELQKELNLATNWERPSIPPWFG, from the exons ATGGCTTTTAGGAGAGTACCACTGAGGCGTTT GCCTCTTTGGAAGAAACCCATACCACCATATCCTCTA TATGTTGAAGGTGGACCACAAAATCGAGTATTGCTATGTCAGTTCTGGATGAAATTGattcaa aacacaaaatatgaaatgCCAAATGACAGAGTTCATTTTGAGATACATCCTCA AATGAGCAAATTAGATGTTAAACAATATCTAGAGAAAATTTACAATGTAGATGTATTAAAAGTAAGAACTTATCGGACAACAG GATACACATTTGAGAAAAACTCCTTACTTCTAAAAAACACTGATAAAGGAAGAATTCCACCTAGTAAAGTTGCCTGTGTTCATCTG GGAGGTGAGCATACATTTACTTTTCCAACCCTGTTTAAAGAGGAAAAAGAAAGTTCTACTCAAGATCAAGTATTCGAAATGGGAGAATTACAAAAGGAACTTAATCTTGCAACAAATTGGGAACGGCCAAGTATACCACCTTGGTTTGGCTAA